The following DNA comes from Chitinophaga nivalis.
CTTTTGAAAAAATTTTTAAAAAATTCTCTTCATAATATTTGGATATTCAACGTATTGGATTACCTTTGCAACCGGCAAGTCTTATACGACCAGCTCCTACTGAACTCCCCCAGGACAGGAATGTAGCAAGGGTAGGTGGTTGTAGCGGTGCGATATAAGTAACTTGCCTTTTTTTCTTTTATAGAAGGTCATTAGTTACTTGTCAATAGTATCGTACCTGGTTGCTATTTTCTCCATCTCTTTCACTAATGACAGTTACTCCAGCAATGACGATTATTTCCTGACAAACTAATTTATTCATAGTATGAAATTCTTTATCGATACAGCTAATCTGGCGCAAATACAGGAAGCTCACGATTTAGGGGTTTTGGATGGGGTGACTACCAATCCGTCCCTGATGGCGAAAGAAGGTATTAAAGGAGAAGAAGCTATTTTAAAGCATTACGAAGCTATCTGTGAAATAGTAGATGGTGATGTAAGTGCGGAAGTATTGTCTACCGATTTTAAATCCATTATTGAAGAAGGTAAGAAGTTGGCTGCCATTCACCCGAACATCGTGGTGAAAGTTCCGATGATCAAAGACGGTGTAAAAGCCATCAAATGGTTTACGGAAAATGGTATCAGAACCAACTGTACGCTGGTATTCTCTGCCGGTCAGGCTATCCTGGCTGCCAAAGCAGGCGCCGCTTACGTATCTCCTTTCATTGGTCGTATTGATGACAGCAACTGGGATGGTGTGGAACTGATTGCTCAGATCTCACAGATCTACAGCATACAGGGTTTTAAAACTGAAATCCTCGCTGCATCTATCCGTAGTGCACTCCACATTGTTAAATGCGCGGAAGTAGGTGCTGACGTATGTACCTGCCCGTTAGATTCTATTCTCGGTTTACTGAAACATCCTTTGACAGATATTGGCCTCGCCAAATTCCTGGAGGATGCAAAAAAGATGTAATCCGTAAATTATTTTTTTTAGATGGTGTTTCCCCGGTGTAGCTATTGCGCCGGGGAATTTTTTTATATATCCCCCTGCTATCCGGTAACATACAGCAGCTGATTGTGTTATATTGTTATAATTATTTAAATTCAGTCATCATATCCACGTCATTTCAAACAATTAAAACGGACCCTATGGACAAATATATCCTTTCGTTAGATCAGGGCACCACCAGTTCCCGTGCTATTATCTTTGACCATCAGGGTAGTATTAAAGCGGTAGCACAAAAAGAATTCAAACAGATATTTCCCAAACCGGGATGGGTAGAACACGATGCCATGGAAATATGGACATCACAAGCCAGTGTGGCCGCAGAAGTGATCCTGAAAGCCCGGCTTACCGGCCAGGACATCGCCGCCATCGGTATTACCAATCAGCGGGAAACCACCATCGTATGGGACCGGAAAACCGGGAAACCGATCCACCATGCCATTGTATGGCAGGACCGCCGCACCGCCGCCTACTGCGATGAACTGATCAAAGCCGGCAAAGAACAACTCATCAGAGACAAGACCGGCCTGCGCATCGACGCCTACTTCTCTGCTACCAAAATAAAATGGATGCTGGACAATGTACCCGGCGCCCGCGAAAAAGCCAATAACGGCGAACTCGCTTTTGGCACCGTTGACAGCTGGCTGGCCTGGAATTTTTCCAACGGACAACTCCATATTACCGATGTGAGTAATGCCTCCCGCACTTTGTTGTTTAATATACACGACATGCAATGGGATAACGACCTGTTATCTCTTTTCGACATACCCGCTTCCCTCCTGCCGGCAGTAAAACCTTCCAGTGAAGTATATGGCTATTCAGAAGCGATTCTGACGCCTTATCGTATACCCATTGCCGGTATTGCCGGCGATCAGCAGGCAGCGCTCTTCGGGCAGCTGTGTACGGAACCCGGGATGATCAAAAATACCTATGGCACTGGTTGTTTTATGGTATTGAATACCGGCGACAAACCAGTTCCATCCAAAAACAACCTGCTCACCACCGTAGCCTGGCAGATCAATGGTAAAACCAGCTATGCCCTGGAAGGCAGCATCTTTATCGGCGGCGCCGTGGTACAATGGCTCCGCGACGGCCTTGGTATTATCCGGCATTCTGCCGATGTAGAAAAGCTGGCAGCGACGGTACCCGACAGCGATGGCGTATACCTGGTACCCGCTTTTGCCGGCCTGGGAGCGCCTTACTGGAACCAGCATGCCCGCGGCACCATGGTAGGCCTCACCCGGGGCTCCAGTGCAGCACATATTGCCCGTGCAGCCCTCGACAGCATCGCTTTTCAGACGATGGACGTACTCAAAGCCCTGGAAGCGGATGCCGGTATGCCTATCCGTGAATTGCGCGTAGATGGCGGTGCTACCAAAAACAACCTGCTGATGCAGTTTCAGGCCGATATTCTGCAGGCGCAGGTCATCCGCCCGGTGATTACAGAAACCACCGCGTTGGGAGCTGCCTACCTCGCCGGACTGGCAGTAGGATTCTGGGACAGCATCGACACCATTGCCCAGCAATGGAAGATAGACGCCTCCTTTGACCCCGGTATGGAAGAAGCCACCCGGCAGCGGCTGTGCGGCGACTGGAAACGGGCTATCAAAGCAGCACAGGCCTGGACCGAAGCATAATTTTTTCCACGTGTATTTATATATCTACTGCTTATGTCACCTTTTTTAGCCGAAATAATCGGAACAGCTTTTATCATCGCCCTGGGAGACGGTGTAGTGGCCAATGTGATCCTCAATAAGTCCAAGGGCAACGGAGGTGGCTGGATGGTCATCACCATGGGTTGGGCCATGGCGGTATTCATTGGGGTTTATTGCGCCGCACAGTACAGCGGGGCACACCTGAATCCTGCCGTTACTTTTGCACTGGCGCTGAAAGGCGATTTCCCGTGGCAGGAAGTACCTGCCTATGTAGCGGCACAGCTGCTGGGCGCCATGCTGGGGGCTTTCCTCGTATGGCTTTGTTACAAACAACAGTTCGATGAAACCAGTGATGGCAACACCAAACTGGGCGTTTTCTGTACGATTCCCGCTGTGCGCAATAAGGGGTATAATTTCCTCACAGAATTTGTGGCCACCCTCGTATTTGTGATCGCTGTTTTATTTATCAGCAAACCAGCTACCGGCCTGGGTTCATTGGATGCTTTGCCCGTAGCCTTTGTAGTACTGGCCATCGGATTATCATTGGGCGGCCCTACAGGTTATGCCATCAATCCGGCCAGAGACCTGGGTCCACGGCTGACGCACTTCCTGTTGCCGATCAAAGATAAACGCGATAGTGACTGGGGATATGCCTGGGTGCCCATTCTGGGACCTTTATGTGGCGCTGCCGCTGCCGCTTTTATATTTAAATACTGTTTGCAGTAACGTTTTTTTCCACTATCTCTATAAGCCCTGCCGGCCCACTCCTCCTACAGATGAGCAGACCGGCAGGGTTATTTTTTTGTTGTTTCTCCGTCAGAAAAATCAAAACTTTCATTTTTTTCTGAAAGTTTCGTAATTTTGAGAATCTTTAGCATTGGTACAGCGTTTGCCGCATAGCAAAGCGTATTATCTGTTGAGATAAAAGATTGTCAGATCAATGCAAATTGAGGTACAACATAAAAAGACGAATTATGACTCAGCCCAACATCCCGGAAACCACGCTCCCCCGCGTAGTCATTGTAGGCGGTGGATTTGGCGGCGTAAACCTTGCCAAACAGCTCAAACATGCACCCGTTCAGG
Coding sequences within:
- a CDS encoding MIP/aquaporin family protein — protein: MSPFLAEIIGTAFIIALGDGVVANVILNKSKGNGGGWMVITMGWAMAVFIGVYCAAQYSGAHLNPAVTFALALKGDFPWQEVPAYVAAQLLGAMLGAFLVWLCYKQQFDETSDGNTKLGVFCTIPAVRNKGYNFLTEFVATLVFVIAVLFISKPATGLGSLDALPVAFVVLAIGLSLGGPTGYAINPARDLGPRLTHFLLPIKDKRDSDWGYAWVPILGPLCGAAAAAFIFKYCLQ
- the fsa gene encoding fructose-6-phosphate aldolase; amino-acid sequence: MKFFIDTANLAQIQEAHDLGVLDGVTTNPSLMAKEGIKGEEAILKHYEAICEIVDGDVSAEVLSTDFKSIIEEGKKLAAIHPNIVVKVPMIKDGVKAIKWFTENGIRTNCTLVFSAGQAILAAKAGAAYVSPFIGRIDDSNWDGVELIAQISQIYSIQGFKTEILAASIRSALHIVKCAEVGADVCTCPLDSILGLLKHPLTDIGLAKFLEDAKKM
- the glpK gene encoding glycerol kinase GlpK; protein product: MDKYILSLDQGTTSSRAIIFDHQGSIKAVAQKEFKQIFPKPGWVEHDAMEIWTSQASVAAEVILKARLTGQDIAAIGITNQRETTIVWDRKTGKPIHHAIVWQDRRTAAYCDELIKAGKEQLIRDKTGLRIDAYFSATKIKWMLDNVPGAREKANNGELAFGTVDSWLAWNFSNGQLHITDVSNASRTLLFNIHDMQWDNDLLSLFDIPASLLPAVKPSSEVYGYSEAILTPYRIPIAGIAGDQQAALFGQLCTEPGMIKNTYGTGCFMVLNTGDKPVPSKNNLLTTVAWQINGKTSYALEGSIFIGGAVVQWLRDGLGIIRHSADVEKLAATVPDSDGVYLVPAFAGLGAPYWNQHARGTMVGLTRGSSAAHIARAALDSIAFQTMDVLKALEADAGMPIRELRVDGGATKNNLLMQFQADILQAQVIRPVITETTALGAAYLAGLAVGFWDSIDTIAQQWKIDASFDPGMEEATRQRLCGDWKRAIKAAQAWTEA